In Candidatus Krumholzibacteriota bacterium, the sequence TCAACCTCGACGGGCTCAACCGGTTCGACGCGGGGACGACAGTCGACCGGAAGGCGCTCCTCGACGCGGGCCTGCTCAAGAAGGCGGCCGTTCCCGTCAAGGTCCTGGGCCGCGGGGAGCTGAAGGTGGCTCTCACCGTCGAGGTCGACGCCGTCAGCGCGTCCGCCGCGAAGGCCATCCGCGACGCGGGCGGCTCGATCAGTCTCGTATCCGGCGGGCCGGTTCCCGGTTCGGACACGCAGGAGCATGGCCGATGATCAAGAAGTTTCAGGATATTTTCAATATTCCGGAGCTCAAGCGGCGGATCCTGTTCACGGTCGCTCTGCTGATCGTCTACCGCATCGGCGGCCACATCACGACCCCCGGAGTCAACCCGATCGCGCTGAAGGCCTTCTTCCAGAGCCAGCAGGGGACGATCTTCGCCCTCTACGACCTCTTCGCGGGCGGCAACCTGAGCAGGGCCACGATCTTCGCGCTCGGCATCATGCCGTACATCAGCGCGTCGATCATCCTCCAGCTGCTGCAGGCGGTCATCCCCTACTTCGAGAAGCTGGCGAAGGAGGGCGAGGAGGGGCGGAAGAAGATCACGCAGTACACGCGGTACGGCACGGTCGGCCTGGCCCTCATCCAGTCGATCGGCATCGCGCTCTTCCTCGAGAACATGAACGTCGGGGGCGTCTCGGTGGTGCCCTTCGGCGGGCTGCCCTTCAGGCTGCTCACGATGATCACGATGACGTCCGGCACGATCTTCGTCATGTGGCTCGGCGAGCAGATCTCCGAGCGCGGGATCGGCAACGGCATCTCCCTGATCATCATGATCGGCATCATCGCCCGGTACCCCGCCGATTTCCTGAACACGTGGCGGGCCCTGAAGCTCGGCAACATCACGCCCTTCCGGCTCGTGCTGCTCCTCGTCGTGATGGTCTGCGTGATCGCGAGCGTCATCCTGATCACGCAGGGACAGCGCCGGATCCCGGTGCAGTACGCCAAGCGGATCGTCGGCCGCCGCGTGTACGGCGGCCGCGCGCAGTACATCCCGCTGCGGGTCAACACCGCGGGCGTCATCCCGATCATCTTCGCCCAGGCGATCATGACCTTCCCGAGCACCCTCGCGACGCTGCCCTTCCTCAGGGGGAGCGAGGCGATCGGGTGGGTGCAGACGATCCTCTCGCCGGGATCGTGGTTCTACCTGTCGCTGTACGCGATCATCATCATCTTCTTCACGTACTTCTACACGGCCATAATCCTGAATCCCGTGGATCTGGCCGACAACATGAAGAAGTACGGCGGATTCATCCCCGGCATACGCCCGGGAAAACGGACGAGCGACTACATCGACCGGATCCTGACCCGCGTGACGCTGCCGGGAGCATTCTTCCTCGCGTTCATCGCGATCCTGCCGGACATCCTGATGCGGAGGGGAAACCTCCCCTTCTACTTCGGTGGCACGGGTCTCTTGATCGTGGTCGGCGTCATGCTCGACACGCTGCAGCAGATCGAGACGCACCTTCTCATGAGGCACTACGACGGTTTCATGAAGAAGGGGCGCCTGCGCGGCAGGAGATAACGGAAAGGCGATCGTCGTGGCGGGAATGCATATCGTCATCATCGGGCCGCCCGGTTCGGGCAAGGGAACGCAGGCCTCGCGCGTCGCCGACGCGCTCGGCCTGAGACACCTTTCGACCGGCGATCTTCTCCGCGAGGCGGTCGCGAACAAGACGCCGCTCGGCGTCGAGGCAGAGCGCTACATGAGGGACGGCCTGCTCGTCCCCGACGATCTCATGCTCGGTCTCATCGCGGTGGAGCTCGAGACGCTCGGCGACACCGGCTGGATTCTCGACGGGTTCCCGCGGACCCTTCCGCAGGCCGAGGCGCTGTCCGCGATGCTCGCGGAGCGGAAGATCGCCGTCGACAGGGCGCTGCTCGTCGACGTCGACCCGGAGGTGATCGTCGGCAGGCTCACGAGCCGGCGGGTCTGCCCCGCGTGCAAGGCGGTATTCAACCTGGCGACCATGCCGGACGCCGGAGAAATCTGCGCCAGGTGCGGCGGCAACCTGGTCAAGCGCCCCGACGACGAGGAGGAGACGGTGCGCCGCCGCCTCGACGTCTACGAGGCGCAGACGGCCCCGGTCGTGGATTACTTCCGCCGCGCGGGCGGCCTCGTGACCGTCGACGGCGCGGGGGACATGGACGATATCACGGCGGAGATACTCCGCCTGCTGAAATGATCGGTATAAAGACGTCGCGAGAGCTGGATCTCATGCGCCTGAGCGGCGAGATCCTCAAGGACTGTTTTCTCGAGATGGAGAAGATGGTCGTCGCCGGCGTCTCGACGGCCGAGCTCGATCGGGCGGCCGAGGAGTTCATCCGCTCCCGCGGCGCCGAGCCGGCATTCAAGGGGTACCAGGGGTACCCTGCGACGATCTGCGCATCGGTGAACGAGCAGGTCGTCCACGGGATTCCCGGCGATCGCCGCCTCGAGGAGGGGGACATCGTCGGAATCGACATGGGGGCCGTTCGGGACGGATTCTACTCCGACGCGACCCGGACCTTCCCGGTCGGGGAAATCGGAGAGGAGCCGCGGCGGCTGATACGGGTGACGAAAGAGGCGCTCGACCTGGGTATTGACAAGGCCCGGGCGGGGAACCATCTTTCGGACATCTCCCACGCGGTTCAGACACACGCGGAGCGGCACGGGTATTCGGTCGTGCGGGTTCTCGTGGGGCACGGGATCGGACGGCGGATGCACGAGGAGCCGCAGATCCCGAATTTCGGTTCGCCGGGCGAGGGCCCCATCCTCGAGGCGGGAATGGTGCTGGCTCTCGAGCCGATGATCAACGTCGGGACGTACGAGGTCCTGACGAAGAAGGACAACTGGACGTACGTCACCGTTGACGGGGCGTTGTCCTGCCACTTCGAAGACACGATCGCCGTCACGGACGGGGATCCCGAAATACTCACGCGCTGAGTCCGTCGGCGCCCTGGACGTGAAAGACGGATGGTCGGGCGGCGGATGACGGGATGAACGGACCGAAGGGTCGGAGAGAATACCATATGGCCAAACAGAAGGGTATACCGGTCGAAGGCAAGGTCGTCGAGGCCCTTCCGAACGCGATGTTCAGGGTGGAGCTCGAGAACAGGCACATCGTGCTCTGCCACGTCTCCGGCAAGATGCGGATGCATTTCATCCGGATCCTGCCCGGTGACCGTGTCGCGCTCGAGCTGAGCCCCTACGATCTTTCGCGCGGAAGGATAACCTACCGGTACAAGTGATCGGTACGGCGACGATTCGATCGGTATGACGCTCCCGTCCCGCGGGCGGGACCAGCAGAAAGCGACGACGATGAAGGTACGAAGCTCGGTAAAGAAGATGTGTCCGGATTGCAAGATCATCCGGCGAAAGGGTGTGCTGCGGGTCATCTGCAAGAAGAACCCGAAGCACAAGCAGCGCCAGGGCTGAAGGCTCGCGGCGTTACATTCTTGAAAGGAGCAGTTCCGTGGCGCGTTTAGTCGGAGTCGACATTCCCGACAACAAACATATCGAGGTCGCGCTGACGTATATATTCGGCATCGGCCGGTCGAGCGCCCGCGAGATTTGCGGCAAGGCCAGGGTGCCGTTCAGCACGAGAACGAGGGATCTGACCGAGGATCAGACGGTCAAGCTTCGGGATATCATCGAAAACGATTACAAGATCGAGGGATCCCTGCGGAGCGAGGTCACGATGAACATCAAGCGCTTGATGGACATCGGTTGCTACCGCGGCCTGCGTCACCGGCACGGCCTGCCGGTGCACGGCCAGCGGACGCACACCAACGCCCGCACCCGCAAGGGCCCGAAGAATCGTCCCGGGGCCAAGCGCAAGAAGTAGCGCGTTCCGGTGACGGACCGGCGACGGCGGCGCGGGGGAGCGATCGCTTTCCACGCATATCCGGCCCCGGCGCGTCGCACTGCCGGAGAAGACGAAACGAGACGGCAAAGCACAGGGAGGTCCCAGCGTGGCTCGACCGACGCGGTCGAAGAAGAAGAAAGCGAAGAAGGTGGACGCCTACGGCGTGGCGCACGTCAAGTCAACGTTCAACAACACGATCATCACGATCACCGATCGCGAGGGCGCAGTCGTCGCGTGGTGCAGCCCCGGCAAGCTCGGATACAAGGGCTCCCGGAAGAGCACTCCGTTCGCGGCCCAGCAGGCCGCTTCGACCGTGGCCCGCGAGGCGATGTCGATGGGGATGAAGAAGGTGGAGGCCTGGATCAAGGGCCCCGGCCCGGGGCGCGAGGCGGCGATCAGGTCGCTGCGCGCGAGCGGGCTCGACGTGGCGGGAATCAAGGACTGCACGCCGCTGCCGCACAACGGGGTGCGACAGAAGAAGCGCCGTCGCCTCTAGGGGCGCCGACGAGGCGGGGTTCCGGCGGAGACCCGCGGCCCCCATCGGGGGAGAACGATCCGCCGTGTGTAAAGCGCATGGCGCCCGTGGCGGCACGCGCGAGGAAGCACTGAGAGACGGCCGCAAGACGGCCGGGGAGGTTTTCGGTTCATGGCACGGTATACCGGCCCGAAATGCAAACTCTGCCGCAGGGAGGGCGAGAAGCTCTTCCTGAAGGGCGATCGCTGCTATTCCGAGCGCTGCGCGCTCGAGAAGCGGAACTACCCGCCCGGCGAACACGGACGATCCCGTTTCAGCCGGCGGAGCAACTACCGCATCCAGCTTCGCGAGAAGCAGAAGCTGCGCCGCATGTATCATCTCCTGGAGCGGCAGTTCCGCAATTATTTCAGGGAGGCAGCCGGCATGAAGGGGGTCACCGGCGACAACCTGATGCGTCTTTTGGAGAGCCGCCTCGACAACATGGTCTACCGGATGGGATTCGCGCCGTCGCGTGGAGCGGCGAGGCAGCTCATCCTGCACAGCCATTTCGAGGTGAACGGCCGGACGGTCAACATCCCGTCCTTCCGTCTCTCCCCAAACGACCGGGTGAGCGTACGCGAGAAGAGCGGGAGTCTGCTCGTCATCGAGGACAGCCTGAAGAAATACGGAAGCCGCGGCACCGTTCCGTACATCTCCGTGGACGTCACCAAGAAGGAAGGTGTCTACGTCGAGGAGCCCACGAGGGACGTTATCCCTGTTCCCATCGAGGTGAACCTGATCGTGGAGCTGTACTCCAAATAACGTGACGTTGCATGCCTGCAGGCCGGCGGCGTGACGCCGGAACCGGCCGAGCAAGGAGGAATGCTTCGATGAAATGGCGCAACCTGCTGATGCCGAAGGAAATCGTGATGGACGAGGCTGCAGCGACGCCGACGTTCGCCCGGTTCACCGTCGAGCCGCTCGAGCGTGGATTCGGAAACACGATCGGCAACGCTCTCCGTCGCACCCTGCTTTCTTCGATCCAGGGGGCCGCGGTGACGGCCGTCAAGATCAAGAGCGTGCTCCACGAGTTCTCCACGATCAAGGGCGTGAAGGAGGACGTGACCGACATCGTCCTCAATCTCAAGCAGCTCATCGTCGTGATGCACTCGGACGAGCCGAAGTTCCTGCACATCGACACGAACAAGAAGGGCGAGATCACGGCCGCCGACATCAAGACGGACGGCGACATCGAGATCCTCAACCAGGATCAGGTGATCGCCACCTGCACCGAGAAGGTGCCCGTGAAGATGGACGTCCTGATCGGGCACGGCCGCGGATACGTGGCGGCGGAGATGCACAATCTCGACGATTACGAGATCGGCCTGATTCCGATCGACGCGAACTTCAGCCCCGTGCGGGCCGTCAACTACACGGTCAGCAACACGCGAGTGGGGCAGAAGACCGATTACGATTCGCTCGAGCTGGCGATCACCACCGACGGGAGCGTCGCTCCCGAGGACGCGCTCGGCTTCGCCGCGAAGATCCTCAAGGATCACATGCTCTTCTTCATCCATTTCGACGAGGAGCCGATCGAGGAGTCCGAGGAGATAGTCGACGAGGAGATCGAGCGGATGCGCGATCTGCTGAACAGGAGCGTCGAGGAGCTCGAGCTCTCGGTGCGGTCGTCGAACTGCCTCAAGGCGGCGAACATCAAGTCGCTCGGCGAGCTCGTCGGGAAGTCGGAGAGCGACATGCTCAAGTACCGAAATTTCGGCCGCAAGAGCCTGAAGGAGATCATCGACATCCTCGAGGGGATGGGACTGCACCTGGGCATGGACGTCGATACCATCGCCGGCGGCAAGAAGAACGAGGAAGAGGAGAACGAGTAATGCGACACAACCGGGACGGAAGAAAGCTGGGTCGTACCGCGTCCCACCGCAAGGCGATGCTCGGCAACATGGTCACCTCCCTGTTCCTCCGGGAGCGGATCCGGACGACGACGCCGAAGGCGAAAGAGGCCCGCCGTCTGGCCGAGAGGATAATCACGTTCGCGCGTCGCGGCACCCTCGCCGACAGGCGTCACGTCGCCAAGACCGTGCACGACCATGCCGTGCTCCGCAAGCTCTTCGACGAGATCGGTCCGCGCTTCAAGGAGCGGCCGGGCGGGTACACCCGGATCCTGCGGACGGGCGTCCGCAAGGGCGACGCCGCCGATACGGCCATCCTCGAGCTCCTCGGCGAGAACGACCAGGGCCGGAAGAAGACGGCCTCGCGGAAGACCTACCGCAAGATCGACGTGCCCGAGAGCCCGACCATCAAGGCGAAGGCCGCGGCGAAGAAGGCGGCGGAGGAAGCGGCGGCCGCGAAGGCAGCCGAGGAGGCCGCCGAGGCCGAGGCGAAAGCGGCGGAAGCCGCGGCGGCGGAGGCGGAAGCCGGCGAGGAGACCCCGGAGGCCGGGGAGGCCGCCGGGGAGGCGCCCGCCGACGGAAAGAAAGAGTAGCCTCGCAGACGGCCGGAATAGACGGGAAGCCGCCCCCCGCGGGCGGCTTCTTGCTGTCCGGCGCCTGATTCGCGGCGAACCCTTTCACCCCGGGCCCGCGGCGTGTTATCTTCTCCCCGTTGCGCCGGGCGGCGCGAGCTGCCGCCGGCGCGCCGCCGTACCTTCGACCGGAGCCGGACCGACGTGATCATCACCGACATCATCCTCCCCGTCTTCTTCGTCATCGCCCTCGGCGTCGTTCTGCGCCTCGTCGGCGGCGTGGAGGAGCGGGTCTTCTCGCGCACGCAGCTCTACATCCTCACGCCCGCCCTCGTCTTCTCAGCGATGGCGCGCGCGGATGTGGAGACGGGGATGGTGTTCCATGTCCTCCTCTTCGTCGGCGCCGTCATGGGGACGATCCTCGCCGTCTCGCAGGGGGCCGGGTTCCTCATGCGGCGCGACCGCGTCGAGCGGAGCGCCCTCTCGATCGTCTCGACGTTCATGAACAGCGGCTTCTACGGCATTCCCCTCTGCATGCTCGCCTTCGGGGAGAAGGGGTTCGTCTACGCCACCCTCTACGTCGTCTGCAGCTCGATCTTCCAGTCAACCGTGGGGATCGTCGTGGCGAGCGCGGGGCGGCGCTCGATCGCAGCGGCGGTCAGGACGATGCTCGGCGTGCCGATCATCTGGTCGATCGTCCTCTCCCGCGTGCTCGTCGCCTCCGACGCATTGCCGCCCGGGCCGATGATGAAGATGATCGATCTCGTCGGGCAGGCGGCGATCCCGATCGGCCTCATCCTTCTCGGCATGCAGCTCGAACGGCTCGTGACGGGGATGATCCGCGGCATGCGGGCGAAGGCGGCCGCGGGGGCAATTTCCGGAGGCGCGGACGATTGCGCCGCCGGGGCGGTCGAGGACACGGCGTGCCCGATCGGGGGCCGGGAGATCGCCGACGGCCTCGTGGCCGCGTTCCTGCGCATCGGTGGCGGATTCGCCGTCGCGCTGATCCTTCTCGCGTTCCTCGAGTTCGAGCCGATTCTCGAGAAGGTGCTCCTTGTCGAGGCGTCGATGCCGACGGCGGTCAACATGGTCGTCTACGCCACCGAGTACGACTGCAAACCGCGGATGGTCGCCTTCGGCGTCGTCGCCTCGACGCTGCTCAGCATCCTCAGCATCACCCTCGTGCTCGGATACGTGGGCGTCGGGGGGTAAGCCCGTGGAGCGCTGCCGCCATACGTTCGCCCCGGGGCGCCCCGCCGAGGCCGCCGCGTTCCTCCGGGCCTGCTCGGAGCGGCGGAGCGGCGGCGTCGATCTGCGCGTGGGTCTGCTCGAGAGCCCGTTCACGAGGGAAACGCCGCGCTCGGCCCTCGATCTCGAGCCCCTGGGCGGAGCGGAGGAGATCGGCCGGATCGGCGGCCCGGCGACGGTCCTCGCCGGGCACGCCCGGCTCGGCGGCGTCCTGGAGGTGTCGCGCGCCGATCTGCTCGCCGTCTGCGGCGGCGGGGCGACGCTCGGCGAGCTGCGCCGGGCCGCGGCCGCCGAAGGGCTCTTCTTCCCGTACGAGCCGCCGGTTTCGTCGGGGGAGGAGACCATCGCCGGGCTCGTCATGGCGGGGATGCGGGGCGCGGCGGACGGCCGGTTCGGCCCGCTGCGCGAATCGATCCTCTCCGTCGAGATCGCGACCCCCGCCGGGGCGCTCGTCCGGACCGGTTCCCGTGCGGTCAAGGACGTGGCCGGCTACGAGATCGCCGGCCTGCTCGCCGGCGCGGGAGGTGTCTGCGGGATGACCCCCGGGGTCACGGTGCGCCTCTATCCCGAGCCGGCGACGCGTATGCGCGTCGCGGTCCGCGGGGAGGCGGAGGCGCTCGAGGAGGCGGGTCGGCGGATCGTCCGGGCCATGCGCCCCCTCTCGATCGTTTTCTACGCGAACGCGGCGGCCGCCCTCGCGGCGGAGACGCTCGGCCTGCCGCCTGCCGGCGGCGCGATACTCGCGGTCGAGCTTTTCTCGCCGGCCGCAGGCGACGAGGCGGCCCTGCTGGCGGAGCTTCTCGGCGTCCCGGGGACGGGAGGCGGCGCGGAGACGTGCGGGGAGGATGCATGGGCGCGTCTCGCGCGATTCGCTCTCCTCGCCGCAGGGCGGGTCGACGAGGGCGGAGGCGCCCTCTGGCTCGCGCACGACGGCGCCGTGGACGCGCCGGGTGCATCCGATCAGCCCGATGCGCCCGGGACGATCTCCTGGCGGTCCTTCTCGCCCGACATCCGGTTCGCCGTGAGAGCGGCTCCTGCGGTAACCGGAAACGATCCCGGCGACGCGGCGATCCTCGGAGCGGCGCCGGAGCTGGATTCGCTCCTCGCGGCGCGCGCCGTGAGCGGGCGGCATTGTGCGATAGGCCTCTTGCGCGTCGCGGGCGGCGATGCGTCGCTGAGGCTCGTGCACCGTGATGCGATCGCCTCCTTCGCCGCGGAACGGCCGGGGGCGGACGCCTTTCTCGAACAGGCGCGCATCGAGAGCGGACTGTGGGACGGGATCCGGCGGATCTTCGATCCGGCGGGGATCATGTTGCCGTAGGGACGTGGATCGTGAAGGACACCCGAAACAAGAGAGAAACGGCCGGACGGGACGTGACCCGCGACCTCCTGCTCTGCAACCGCTGCGGGAACTGCCGGGCCGTCTGCCCCGTCTTCGACGTTTTGCGCGAGGAGCAGGCCGGGGCGCGGGGGAAGGTGGAGCTGGCCGAGGCCTTCTTCCGCGGCGAGGACGTCGACGAACGGGAGATGCAGCGGATCTTCGATCTCTGCCTCCACTGCATGACCTGCGAGGAGAACTGCCCCTCGGGGATGCGCGCCGACGAGATCGTCATGGCCGTCCGGGCCGAGCTGGCCCGGCGGGGGCGGATCCCGCGCCTCAAGCGGCTGGCCCTCGGGCTCCTCGGCGGCATGGACAACATCCTCTTCAAGGCCTTGCGGGCCCTGCGGATCACGCGACGGGGGCCCCTGCACGGCGTCGGCGCCCGGAGCGCCTTCTCGCCCCTCTTCCCGCTCGTCGGCTGGTCGCGCGACCGATCGATACCCCTGCCGGCTGCGAGGCCCTTCCTTGCAGATGCCGCGGAGCTCTCGCGGGCGGCGGATGCCAATCTCTCCGCGACGGGGGCGGTTTCTTCCGGGGGGAAGGATGCGCCGGGGGGCCGGGACGAGGCCGCGGTGCACGACCCGGCGACGGCCGATCTCCTCGCGCGCGTGCGCACGGCCCGCGAGCGCAACCTCGCCGAGGGGCGCCGCGCATACTTCTTCGTGGGCCACGCGGTCAACCACTTCTTCCCCGAGGAGGCGCGGGCGATCGTTTGCGTGCTGAACCGTCTCGGCGTGGACGTCGTCGCCCCGAAGGACCAGCTCTGCTGCGGGGCGCCCGTCTATTACGCGGGGGACATCGACGGGGCGCGGCGCGCGGCCGTGGCCGCGATGGAGCGGCTCGACGGGCACGAGTACGACTGGATCGTCACCTCCTGCTCGACCGGCGGGACGGCGCTGCGGGAGGATTTCCCGCGCCTCTTCGATGTCACCGGGGACGGCTACTTCACCGTCCGGTGGGACGGGGACGCGGAGGAGTTCGTCCGCGATACGGCCCCTGCGCCGTCCGGGGGGCGGTTTCCCAGGGAAGCAGACCTCTGGAGGCGGACCGTCGAGGGACGCGTCCGCGACATCAACGAGCTCGTCGCCGAGCTTCTCGGCTACGTCGACGACCGGCCGGACCCGGCGGCGGTCTTCGAGGCGGCGGCGGGAGGAGGAAACGACGAAGCGGGGGCAACCGGCCCGAAGGCGGTCGATGACGAAAGGGGGAGGCCTGGCGGCGCGGAATCCGACTGGCGCCCCGTCGTGACGTATCACCTTCCCTGCCACCTCAACCGAGGCCAGGGGGTGGACTGGCAGCCGGAGGCGATCCTCCGGGCGCTGCCCGGCTGGCGGTACGTTGCGATGCCCGACGCCGACCTCTGCTGCGGGGGCGGGGGAGCCTTCACCGTCGCTCACGCAGGGGTGTCGGCCGCGATCGGCGAACGCAAGATGGACTCGGTCGCCATGGCCGGACCGGATCTCGTCGCCACCGCCTGCCCGGTCTGCCGCATCCAGCTCATGGACATGCTCCGTCGCCGCTTCGTCGTCGAGGCGAAGAAGCGCGGCGAGGAGCCGCGAGCGATCCCCGTCCGCGCGCCCGTCGAGCTCCTCGACGAGTCGCTCGCGGCGCTGCCTGCCTAGAATTCGATCGAGAAGCCGACCGCCGTATGCCCCGAGGGGAACGAGTACGGCCCACCGTTCGGGCGCGTGCTGTTTGAGCGTCCAGACGATCGCGCTGGTCGCGGCGAGAGAGAGGGCGAGGTCCCGGCGAGCGCGTATGCGTCATGGTTGCCCGCCATGCGGCCGGCGAGCATGAGGCACAGTGTCGAAGCGCCGAGGCATACACCGTCGCCGTAGACGTTGCCGATGTCCATCGCCCCGTCGATCGGCGAGCCGTCGAGCAGGCGGGCCATCCGCTCGTCATCCTCGAATTGCTTGCTGAGGATCGACGCGCCGCCCAGCGCCGCGAGGGCGATCAATGTGCCGCTGGAGATCGTCGCGCTGGGGGCGTACGGTGAATCGATATCGAGGTATGCGGATTCCGCGGCGTGAGTTGGCGAGGCGCCAAGGCACGCGAGAGCGATTCCGACGCAGGCGATTCGCCGAATTCTCATGGTGTCGTCGCGGTCTCCAATCCGGGGAAAAGGATGCGTGGGCGGTCGATATCAGGGGAATCCGTACCGAGGGAAATATACGACGGGCATCGAACGGCGCAAGGGAATATCGGCGGCGGATTCCCCGGGGGCCACTGCGATCGATGCCGCGGGAGAGGGGGAGATCGAGCCGCCGGCGGTTCCTTCGGCGAGGCCCTCGCCGCGCTTCTGATTGGGGATTGACAGGAGGGGTGCAGGGTACTATTATACAAATCCGGCGGCGCGAGCGCCGCCGAAATGATTACAACGATACGTGCTCCTCAGTAGCTCAATCGGTAGAGCATCCGGCTGTTAACCGGAGGGTTGTAGGTTCGAGTCCTACCTGAGGAGCCAATTGTTCCAGTCCTCGCACCCTTGAGGGTTTGGTAAGCCGTACCAGATCTCGATCGTGCGACGGTCATGGACCAGGACCTTCTTCACCAGAC encodes:
- a CDS encoding FAD-binding oxidoreductase, translating into MERCRHTFAPGRPAEAAAFLRACSERRSGGVDLRVGLLESPFTRETPRSALDLEPLGGAEEIGRIGGPATVLAGHARLGGVLEVSRADLLAVCGGGATLGELRRAAAAEGLFFPYEPPVSSGEETIAGLVMAGMRGAADGRFGPLRESILSVEIATPAGALVRTGSRAVKDVAGYEIAGLLAGAGGVCGMTPGVTVRLYPEPATRMRVAVRGEAEALEEAGRRIVRAMRPLSIVFYANAAAALAAETLGLPPAGGAILAVELFSPAAGDEAALLAELLGVPGTGGGAETCGEDAWARLARFALLAAGRVDEGGGALWLAHDGAVDAPGASDQPDAPGTISWRSFSPDIRFAVRAAPAVTGNDPGDAAILGAAPELDSLLAARAVSGRHCAIGLLRVAGGDASLRLVHRDAIASFAAERPGADAFLEQARIESGLWDGIRRIFDPAGIMLP
- a CDS encoding adenylate kinase, with product MHIVIIGPPGSGKGTQASRVADALGLRHLSTGDLLREAVANKTPLGVEAERYMRDGLLVPDDLMLGLIAVELETLGDTGWILDGFPRTLPQAEALSAMLAERKIAVDRALLVDVDPEVIVGRLTSRRVCPACKAVFNLATMPDAGEICARCGGNLVKRPDDEEETVRRRLDVYEAQTAPVVDYFRRAGGLVTVDGAGDMDDITAEILRLLK
- the rpsD gene encoding 30S ribosomal protein S4, which gives rise to MARYTGPKCKLCRREGEKLFLKGDRCYSERCALEKRNYPPGEHGRSRFSRRSNYRIQLREKQKLRRMYHLLERQFRNYFREAAGMKGVTGDNLMRLLESRLDNMVYRMGFAPSRGAARQLILHSHFEVNGRTVNIPSFRLSPNDRVSVREKSGSLLVIEDSLKKYGSRGTVPYISVDVTKKEGVYVEEPTRDVIPVPIEVNLIVELYSK
- the rpmJ gene encoding 50S ribosomal protein L36; amino-acid sequence: MKVRSSVKKMCPDCKIIRRKGVLRVICKKNPKHKQRQG
- a CDS encoding AEC family transporter, producing the protein MIITDIILPVFFVIALGVVLRLVGGVEERVFSRTQLYILTPALVFSAMARADVETGMVFHVLLFVGAVMGTILAVSQGAGFLMRRDRVERSALSIVSTFMNSGFYGIPLCMLAFGEKGFVYATLYVVCSSIFQSTVGIVVASAGRRSIAAAVRTMLGVPIIWSIVLSRVLVASDALPPGPMMKMIDLVGQAAIPIGLILLGMQLERLVTGMIRGMRAKAAAGAISGGADDCAAGAVEDTACPIGGREIADGLVAAFLRIGGGFAVALILLAFLEFEPILEKVLLVEASMPTAVNMVVYATEYDCKPRMVAFGVVASTLLSILSITLVLGYVGVGG
- the infA gene encoding translation initiation factor IF-1 codes for the protein MAKQKGIPVEGKVVEALPNAMFRVELENRHIVLCHVSGKMRMHFIRILPGDRVALELSPYDLSRGRITYRYK
- a CDS encoding DNA-directed RNA polymerase subunit alpha — its product is MKWRNLLMPKEIVMDEAAATPTFARFTVEPLERGFGNTIGNALRRTLLSSIQGAAVTAVKIKSVLHEFSTIKGVKEDVTDIVLNLKQLIVVMHSDEPKFLHIDTNKKGEITAADIKTDGDIEILNQDQVIATCTEKVPVKMDVLIGHGRGYVAAEMHNLDDYEIGLIPIDANFSPVRAVNYTVSNTRVGQKTDYDSLELAITTDGSVAPEDALGFAAKILKDHMLFFIHFDEEPIEESEEIVDEEIERMRDLLNRSVEELELSVRSSNCLKAANIKSLGELVGKSESDMLKYRNFGRKSLKEIIDILEGMGLHLGMDVDTIAGGKKNEEEENE
- the rplO gene encoding 50S ribosomal protein L15 — translated: MKLNDISPARGAVKKRKRVACGPGSGHGKTATRGHKGQKSRSGGGVPPWFEGGQMPLQRRVPKRGFTNIFRKTFQVVNLDGLNRFDAGTTVDRKALLDAGLLKKAAVPVKVLGRGELKVALTVEVDAVSASAAKAIRDAGGSISLVSGGPVPGSDTQEHGR
- the rpsM gene encoding 30S ribosomal protein S13, with the protein product MARLVGVDIPDNKHIEVALTYIFGIGRSSAREICGKARVPFSTRTRDLTEDQTVKLRDIIENDYKIEGSLRSEVTMNIKRLMDIGCYRGLRHRHGLPVHGQRTHTNARTRKGPKNRPGAKRKK
- the map gene encoding type I methionyl aminopeptidase, with protein sequence MIGIKTSRELDLMRLSGEILKDCFLEMEKMVVAGVSTAELDRAAEEFIRSRGAEPAFKGYQGYPATICASVNEQVVHGIPGDRRLEEGDIVGIDMGAVRDGFYSDATRTFPVGEIGEEPRRLIRVTKEALDLGIDKARAGNHLSDISHAVQTHAERHGYSVVRVLVGHGIGRRMHEEPQIPNFGSPGEGPILEAGMVLALEPMINVGTYEVLTKKDNWTYVTVDGALSCHFEDTIAVTDGDPEILTR
- the rplQ gene encoding 50S ribosomal protein L17, producing MRHNRDGRKLGRTASHRKAMLGNMVTSLFLRERIRTTTPKAKEARRLAERIITFARRGTLADRRHVAKTVHDHAVLRKLFDEIGPRFKERPGGYTRILRTGVRKGDAADTAILELLGENDQGRKKTASRKTYRKIDVPESPTIKAKAAAKKAAEEAAAAKAAEEAAEAEAKAAEAAAAEAEAGEETPEAGEAAGEAPADGKKE
- the rpsK gene encoding 30S ribosomal protein S11, which codes for MARPTRSKKKKAKKVDAYGVAHVKSTFNNTIITITDREGAVVAWCSPGKLGYKGSRKSTPFAAQQAASTVAREAMSMGMKKVEAWIKGPGPGREAAIRSLRASGLDVAGIKDCTPLPHNGVRQKKRRRL
- the secY gene encoding preprotein translocase subunit SecY; the protein is MIKKFQDIFNIPELKRRILFTVALLIVYRIGGHITTPGVNPIALKAFFQSQQGTIFALYDLFAGGNLSRATIFALGIMPYISASIILQLLQAVIPYFEKLAKEGEEGRKKITQYTRYGTVGLALIQSIGIALFLENMNVGGVSVVPFGGLPFRLLTMITMTSGTIFVMWLGEQISERGIGNGISLIIMIGIIARYPADFLNTWRALKLGNITPFRLVLLLVVMVCVIASVILITQGQRRIPVQYAKRIVGRRVYGGRAQYIPLRVNTAGVIPIIFAQAIMTFPSTLATLPFLRGSEAIGWVQTILSPGSWFYLSLYAIIIIFFTYFYTAIILNPVDLADNMKKYGGFIPGIRPGKRTSDYIDRILTRVTLPGAFFLAFIAILPDILMRRGNLPFYFGGTGLLIVVGVMLDTLQQIETHLLMRHYDGFMKKGRLRGRR